In Humulus lupulus chromosome 7, drHumLupu1.1, whole genome shotgun sequence, the following are encoded in one genomic region:
- the LOC133792576 gene encoding protein XRI1-like: MDCDNYKSAQWGWQKDSYFQKDPNYVMSEGLWNGVAQNEEDISNMFDEETTPVKACMDLEYHVDHKDTMNKEVEECRESFSQMKRRRMLQFTNDDFDNSLLCDEISSIFLKSNVRLQYPSTLDCHTKSIL, from the exons ATGGACTGCGATAACTACAA AAGTGCGCAATGGGGTTGGCAAAAGGATAGTTATTTCCAAAAGGATCCAAATTATG TCATGTCTGAAGGTCTTTGGAATGGAGTGGCTCAGAATGAAGAAGATATTTCTAATATGTTTGATGAGGAAACAACCCCAGTTAAGGCCTGCATGGATTTGGAATACCATGTTGACCATAAAG ATACTATGAACAAGGAAGTTGAAGAATGTAGGGAGTCCTTTTCACAAATGAAGAGGCGCCGGATGCTACAGTTTACCAATGATGACTTTGATAACTCCCTTCTCTGTGATGAGATTTCTTCCATTTTCCTTAAATCAAATGTTCGTTTGCAATATCCCTCTACATTGGATTGTCATACTAAAAGCATTTTATAA